The Gemmatimonadales bacterium genome has a segment encoding these proteins:
- a CDS encoding molybdopterin-dependent oxidoreductase, whose translation MTDAPAHGRTDAQAHRRTDAPAATSSLHPADHGRMQKGFNAFPPEERWTDWVEGGRHYSLVATTCFNCEAACGLLAYVDQETRVVKKFEGNPRHPGSRGRNCAKGPATLNQIHDPERILYPLKRAGARGEGKWERVSWDEALDDLAARIRKAIVENRHTSVMYHVGRPGEDGYTERVLAAWGIDGHNSHTNICSAGARAGYAFWMGMDRPNPDHSNAKCILLISAHLESGHYFNPHAQRIIEAKQRGATIIVMDPRLSNTATHADHWLPTYPGSETTVLLAIANVLIREKLYDREFVRRWVNWEEYLTEMGSGERGAGPQGALDFQRFEAELERLYADFTPEQAEAESGVPAATVVEVAHAIARAGSAFSAHTWRAAAAGNLGGWMTARCLFFLNVLTGSVGTPGGTIPNSWTKFVPAPHARPPHPKNWNELTWPKEYPLAFFEMSFLLPHFLKEGRGTLDVYFTRVYNPVWTNPDGFTWIEVLRDEKLIGRHAALTPVWSETAWFADYVLPVGLGSERHDLASFETHAGSWLGFRQPVQRALKERLGEPVTDTRDTNPGEVWEENEFWIELSWRIDPDGAMGIRKHFESPYRPGQKLGIDEYYRWIFENSVPGLKEAAAVEGLQPMEYMRKYASFDVPSPAYGRHEQNVPADEMAEAVVDQTTGRVYTAKAAPPSSNIVPMPVPPSDAQGRRAAGVMVDGAPKRGFPTPSGKLEFYSSTLAAWGWKEVAIPTVMESHVSPRQLDPSKSEFALVPTFRLPILIHTRSGNAKWLNEIAHSNPLWIATTDGERLGVEVGDLVRVETEIGHFVVRAWVTEGMRPGVVACSHHMGRWRVAEESGTDRWSSALVRLEEQGDGKWRMRRLHGVESWTSDDRDSSRVWWQSAGVHQNLTFAVHPDPVSGAHAWHQKVRVRRAEADDQEGDIVVDTAKSHEVYQEWLKLARPAPGPGGMRRPYWLLRPLRPSPETYRIT comes from the coding sequence ATGACCGACGCACCGGCGCACGGACGCACGGACGCGCAGGCGCACCGACGCACGGACGCACCGGCGGCGACGTCGAGCCTCCATCCCGCCGACCACGGACGCATGCAGAAGGGCTTCAATGCGTTCCCGCCCGAGGAGCGCTGGACCGACTGGGTCGAGGGCGGACGGCACTACAGCCTCGTCGCGACCACGTGCTTCAACTGCGAGGCGGCGTGCGGGCTCCTGGCCTACGTGGACCAGGAAACGCGGGTCGTGAAGAAGTTCGAGGGCAACCCACGCCACCCCGGCAGCCGCGGCCGCAATTGCGCCAAGGGCCCCGCCACGCTGAACCAGATCCACGACCCGGAGCGCATCCTCTATCCGCTGAAGCGCGCCGGCGCGCGCGGCGAGGGCAAGTGGGAGCGCGTCAGCTGGGACGAGGCGCTCGACGATCTCGCGGCGCGCATCCGCAAGGCGATCGTCGAGAACCGCCACACCAGCGTCATGTATCACGTCGGGCGGCCGGGGGAGGACGGCTACACCGAACGCGTGCTCGCCGCGTGGGGGATAGACGGCCACAACAGCCACACCAACATCTGCTCCGCCGGCGCGCGCGCGGGCTACGCCTTCTGGATGGGCATGGACCGGCCGAACCCCGACCACTCCAACGCGAAGTGCATCCTCCTCATCTCCGCGCACCTGGAGAGCGGCCACTACTTCAATCCCCACGCCCAGCGCATCATCGAGGCCAAGCAGCGCGGAGCCACCATCATCGTGATGGACCCGCGCCTCTCCAACACCGCTACCCACGCCGACCACTGGCTGCCCACCTACCCCGGCAGCGAGACCACGGTTTTGCTGGCGATCGCGAACGTCCTTATCCGCGAGAAGCTTTACGACCGCGAGTTCGTTAGGCGGTGGGTGAACTGGGAGGAGTACCTGACGGAGATGGGGAGCGGGGAGCGGGGAGCGGGACCTCAGGGTGCCCTCGACTTCCAGCGGTTCGAGGCGGAACTCGAGCGGCTCTACGCGGACTTCACGCCCGAACAGGCCGAGGCCGAGTCCGGCGTGCCAGCGGCGACGGTCGTCGAGGTGGCGCACGCCATCGCCCGGGCAGGCTCCGCGTTCAGCGCCCACACCTGGCGCGCCGCCGCGGCCGGCAACCTCGGCGGCTGGATGACGGCTCGGTGCCTCTTCTTCCTCAATGTGCTCACCGGGTCCGTGGGCACGCCTGGCGGCACCATCCCGAACAGCTGGACCAAGTTCGTTCCCGCGCCGCACGCGCGGCCGCCGCACCCCAAGAATTGGAACGAGTTGACGTGGCCCAAGGAGTACCCGCTCGCCTTCTTCGAGATGAGCTTCCTGTTGCCGCACTTCCTCAAGGAAGGCCGCGGCACGCTCGACGTCTACTTCACTCGCGTCTACAACCCGGTCTGGACCAATCCCGACGGATTCACGTGGATCGAGGTGCTGCGCGACGAGAAGCTCATCGGCCGCCACGCGGCTCTGACACCCGTCTGGAGCGAGACCGCGTGGTTCGCCGACTACGTGCTGCCGGTCGGCCTGGGGAGCGAGCGCCACGACCTCGCGAGCTTCGAGACCCACGCCGGCAGCTGGCTGGGTTTCCGGCAGCCGGTGCAGCGCGCGCTCAAGGAGCGGCTCGGCGAGCCGGTCACCGACACGCGAGACACCAACCCAGGCGAAGTGTGGGAGGAGAACGAGTTCTGGATCGAACTGTCCTGGCGCATCGACCCCGACGGCGCGATGGGCATCCGGAAACACTTCGAGTCTCCGTACCGGCCGGGGCAGAAGCTCGGCATCGACGAGTACTACCGCTGGATCTTCGAGAACTCGGTGCCGGGGCTCAAGGAAGCAGCGGCGGTCGAGGGGCTCCAGCCGATGGAGTACATGCGGAAGTACGCCTCGTTCGACGTGCCGTCACCGGCCTACGGGCGCCACGAGCAGAATGTCCCGGCGGACGAGATGGCCGAGGCGGTTGTGGACCAGACCACGGGCCGCGTCTACACCGCGAAGGCCGCGCCGCCGTCATCCAACATCGTACCTATGCCCGTTCCCCCCTCCGACGCGCAGGGTCGGCGCGCCGCGGGGGTCATGGTGGATGGCGCGCCCAAGCGCGGCTTCCCCACCCCGTCCGGCAAACTCGAGTTCTACTCATCCACGCTCGCGGCGTGGGGCTGGAAGGAAGTCGCGATCCCGACGGTGATGGAGAGCCACGTGTCGCCCCGGCAGCTCGACCCGTCGAAGAGCGAGTTCGCGCTGGTGCCGACGTTCCGTCTGCCGATCCTGATCCATACCCGGTCTGGGAACGCGAAATGGCTGAACGAGATCGCGCACAGCAATCCGCTGTGGATAGCCACCACGGACGGAGAGCGGCTCGGCGTGGAGGTCGGCGACCTCGTTCGGGTCGAGACCGAGATCGGGCACTTCGTCGTGCGCGCGTGGGTGACGGAGGGAATGCGGCCGGGCGTGGTGGCCTGCTCGCACCACATGGGCCGGTGGCGCGTGGCGGAGGAGTCGGGGACGGACCGCTGGAGCTCGGCGTTGGTGCGCCTCGAGGAGCAGGGCGATGGGAAGTGGCGGATGCGTCGGCTCCACGGCGTCGAGTCGTGGACGAGCGACGATCGCGATAGTTCGCGGGTGTGGTGGCAGAGCGCCGGCGTGCACCAGAACCTGACCTTCGCGGTGCATCCCGATCCGGTGAGCGGCGCGCACGCGTGGCACCAGAAGGTGCGGGTCAGGCGCGCCGAGGCGGACGACCAGGAAGGCGACATCGTGGTGGACACGGCGAAGAGCCACGAGGTCTACCAGGAGTGGCTGAAGCTGGCGCGGCCGGCGCCGGGCCCCGGAGGCATGCGGCGGCCCTACTGGCTGCTCCGGCCGCTTCGGCCCTCGCCCGAGACATACCGCATCACCTAA
- the nrfD gene encoding NrfD/PsrC family molybdoenzyme membrane anchor subunit: protein MTRWSWVIDQTKCIGCHACTTACKSENDVAVGVFRTWVKNVDVGTFPEVRRHFAVLRCNHCEDAPCVEICPVTAMHQRPDGLVDFDEDLCIGCKACMQACPYDAIYMDPDSNTAAKCNFCSHRVDVGLLPACVVVCPVEALIFGDLDDPSSKVSRELAEKKVTVRRPEQRTKPKAFYIGAHEATLDPLAAHHEDLYMWAERRHDGRTVGRPGHRDAQVPPGRPAALPARVSYDVPRQRTWGWKVSSYIWTKSLAAGAALVLAVARIAGYDPGGPVLRWYAPLAAVFFLTLTGALLVADLKRPERFWMILVRPQWRSWLARGAFVITGFGACLVAWIAARWLGAERVLDFLAWPVAVLAFITAVYTALLFAQCEGRDLWQSPVLYFHLALHAPAAALTALFIAAPALGVAQKTSPFAPWLSAGLGALAVLALVDAYGWHPTPNASAAARALGRGRYAALFRASLIGGFALPAALFLIGPVALFPLAGALALAGLWLYGHALVLAGQGPPIS, encoded by the coding sequence GTGACCCGCTGGTCCTGGGTCATCGACCAGACCAAGTGCATCGGCTGCCACGCCTGCACCACGGCCTGCAAGTCCGAGAACGATGTGGCCGTGGGCGTCTTCCGCACCTGGGTGAAGAACGTGGACGTCGGCACGTTCCCCGAGGTGCGGCGCCACTTCGCGGTGCTGCGATGCAACCACTGCGAGGACGCGCCCTGCGTCGAGATCTGCCCGGTCACCGCCATGCATCAGCGGCCCGACGGCCTGGTGGACTTCGACGAGGACCTCTGCATCGGCTGTAAGGCGTGCATGCAGGCCTGCCCGTACGACGCCATCTACATGGACCCCGACTCGAACACCGCGGCCAAGTGCAACTTCTGCTCGCACCGCGTGGACGTGGGCCTCCTGCCCGCGTGCGTGGTGGTCTGCCCGGTGGAGGCGCTCATCTTCGGCGACCTGGACGACCCGTCGAGCAAGGTGAGCCGAGAGCTGGCCGAGAAGAAGGTGACGGTGCGCCGACCCGAGCAAAGGACGAAGCCGAAGGCGTTCTACATCGGCGCGCACGAGGCGACGCTGGACCCGCTCGCCGCGCATCACGAGGACCTGTACATGTGGGCGGAACGGCGGCATGACGGCAGGACGGTAGGCCGACCGGGGCACCGCGATGCCCAGGTACCGCCCGGCCGCCCGGCCGCGCTGCCCGCCCGGGTCTCCTACGACGTGCCGCGCCAGCGCACCTGGGGATGGAAGGTCTCATCGTACATCTGGACCAAGAGCCTGGCGGCAGGCGCCGCCCTCGTTCTGGCGGTCGCCCGCATCGCGGGATACGACCCGGGCGGGCCGGTGCTCAGGTGGTACGCCCCGCTTGCCGCGGTGTTCTTCCTGACGCTCACGGGCGCATTGCTGGTCGCCGACCTCAAGCGGCCCGAGCGTTTCTGGATGATCCTGGTCCGCCCGCAGTGGCGGAGTTGGCTCGCGCGAGGCGCTTTCGTCATCACTGGCTTCGGCGCGTGCCTGGTCGCGTGGATCGCCGCGAGGTGGCTCGGCGCTGAGCGGGTGCTGGACTTTCTCGCCTGGCCGGTCGCGGTGCTCGCGTTCATCACCGCCGTCTACACGGCGCTCCTGTTCGCCCAGTGCGAAGGGCGAGACCTGTGGCAGAGCCCGGTCCTGTACTTCCATCTGGCGCTGCACGCGCCGGCAGCCGCCCTGACGGCGCTCTTCATCGCGGCGCCGGCACTCGGCGTTGCCCAGAAGACCTCGCCCTTCGCGCCCTGGTTGTCAGCCGGCCTCGGAGCGCTCGCCGTGCTGGCGCTCGTTGACGCCTATGGCTGGCACCCCACGCCCAACGCCTCGGCGGCGGCCCGCGCCCTCGGGCGCGGCCGGTACGCGGCACTCTTCCGCGCGTCGCTGATCGGCGGATTCGCGCTGCCCGCGGCGCTCTTCCTCATCGGCCCCGTCGCTCTGTTCCCGCTCGCCGGCGCACTCGCGCTGGCGGGCCTCTGGCTCTACGGACACGCCCTCGTCCTCGCCGGCCAAGGACCACCGATCTCATGA
- a CDS encoding sulfite exporter TauE/SafE family protein, with protein MTTELEPRPLPNRALEAILEPATALVFAWIAAVFLVLHSDPLLATLVVLGAGGAFLAGLVGVGGAIIMVPLLVYVPPLLGVGRLTMHDITGVTMVQVLAAAASGVAGHYREGMVDRRVVATLGAGMMIGSLAGAVSSRWVRGDVLQGVFAAMAAAAAIMMITLRNPEPSPAGAALERWRKPLGFGMALVVGVLAGAVGAGGAFLLMPLMLYVLRIPTRAAMGSSLAVVLAGALMGVAGKLFTGQIPGWPALALVAGALPAAQLGAATSRKLRATQLKWILAVIIAAVAIKMWWDILR; from the coding sequence GTGACTACCGAACTCGAACCCCGGCCGCTGCCCAACCGCGCGCTGGAGGCCATCCTCGAGCCCGCGACCGCGCTCGTCTTCGCCTGGATCGCGGCCGTGTTCCTCGTCCTCCACTCCGACCCGCTTCTCGCCACCCTGGTCGTCCTGGGGGCGGGCGGCGCCTTTCTTGCCGGCCTGGTAGGCGTGGGCGGGGCCATCATCATGGTCCCGCTCCTCGTCTACGTGCCTCCGCTGCTCGGCGTCGGCCGGCTCACCATGCACGACATCACCGGAGTTACGATGGTGCAGGTGCTGGCCGCCGCCGCATCCGGCGTCGCCGGCCACTACCGCGAGGGGATGGTGGACCGCCGCGTGGTGGCCACGCTCGGCGCCGGCATGATGATCGGCTCCCTGGCCGGCGCGGTCAGCTCACGCTGGGTCCGGGGCGACGTCCTCCAAGGCGTCTTCGCGGCGATGGCCGCGGCCGCCGCGATCATGATGATCACGCTGCGGAATCCCGAGCCGTCGCCGGCCGGCGCGGCGCTCGAGCGGTGGCGCAAGCCGCTCGGGTTCGGCATGGCCCTCGTGGTCGGCGTCCTGGCCGGCGCGGTGGGCGCGGGCGGCGCCTTCCTCCTCATGCCGCTCATGCTCTACGTCCTGCGGATCCCGACCCGCGCGGCCATGGGATCGTCCCTGGCCGTCGTGCTGGCCGGCGCGTTGATGGGCGTCGCCGGCAAGCTCTTCACGGGGCAGATCCCGGGGTGGCCGGCCCTGGCGCTGGTCGCCGGCGCGCTGCCGGCGGCGCAGCTGGGGGCCGCCACCAGCCGGAAGCTGCGCGCGACCCAACTGAAGTGGATCCTGGCGGTGATCATCGCGGCGGTGGCCATCAAGATGTGGTGGGACATCCTTCGGTGA
- a CDS encoding methylated-DNA--[protein]-cysteine S-methyltransferase, whose product MTTITAAERRAVEHIVLGAFEQLTGRRGEPMRYSMMEDTPVGVIGLAAGEKGLRRLDFVKNEAIFVERLFDRYGDRPIIRSDDLDDVRRAMDRYFAGERLDFDVRVDLSDVSGFSRKVLRETARIPVGKVLTYTEVAARAGNPRASRAAGNALHHNPVAIVVPCHRVLRSDGSLGGYGGGLPVKEWLLEHEGAWSGDAR is encoded by the coding sequence ATGACTACCATCACCGCCGCCGAGCGTCGTGCCGTGGAGCACATCGTCCTGGGCGCGTTCGAGCAGCTGACCGGCCGCCGCGGAGAACCCATGCGCTATTCGATGATGGAGGACACTCCGGTCGGCGTGATCGGACTCGCGGCCGGGGAGAAGGGCCTCCGCCGGCTCGATTTCGTGAAGAACGAGGCGATCTTCGTCGAGCGACTGTTCGACCGGTACGGCGACCGCCCGATCATCAGGTCCGACGATCTCGACGACGTGCGGCGAGCGATGGACCGATACTTCGCCGGCGAGCGGCTCGACTTCGACGTGCGGGTGGACCTGAGCGACGTGTCCGGATTCAGCCGCAAGGTGCTGCGCGAGACGGCGCGTATCCCCGTGGGGAAGGTGCTGACGTACACTGAGGTCGCCGCCCGCGCCGGCAACCCGCGCGCTTCTCGCGCCGCGGGGAACGCCCTGCACCACAACCCGGTCGCGATCGTCGTCCCCTGCCACCGCGTCCTCCGGAGCGACGGTTCCCTGGGCGGGTACGGGGGCGGGCTGCCCGTGAAGGAATGGCTTCTGGAACACGAGGGGGCGTGGTCCGGCGACGCGCGCTGA
- a CDS encoding RNA polymerase sigma factor, translating to MTSNERAAHLLAQYGIELTRHIRRIVRDDDAAQDLLQETLLRAHRALTRLGPGANVRAWLYRIATNTSLNHLRSQVRERRALERHAREADGALSSDTDGRTERTEQRRAALWSAVAGLPERQRQALTLRIADELDYEEIARRLGGTAEAARANVYQATKKLRLEVA from the coding sequence ATGACATCCAACGAGCGAGCCGCGCATCTCCTGGCTCAATACGGCATCGAGCTGACGCGGCACATCCGGCGCATCGTCCGCGACGACGACGCGGCGCAGGACCTGCTCCAGGAGACCTTGCTGCGCGCCCACCGCGCGCTCACGCGCCTGGGGCCCGGCGCGAACGTGCGCGCCTGGCTGTACCGCATCGCGACCAACACCTCGCTCAACCATCTGAGGTCGCAGGTCCGCGAGCGGCGCGCCCTGGAGCGCCACGCGCGCGAGGCTGACGGCGCGCTGAGCTCGGACACCGACGGACGGACCGAGCGAACGGAGCAGCGGCGGGCCGCGCTGTGGAGCGCAGTCGCGGGTTTGCCGGAGCGGCAGCGGCAGGCGCTCACGCTGCGCATCGCGGACGAGCTGGACTACGAGGAGATCGCGCGGCGGCTGGGCGGTACGGCCGAGGCCGCGCGCGCCAACGTCTATCAGGCGACCAAGAAGCTGCGCCTGGAGGTCGCATGA